One Drosophila willistoni isolate 14030-0811.24 chromosome 2R unlocalized genomic scaffold, UCI_dwil_1.1 Seg167, whole genome shotgun sequence DNA segment encodes these proteins:
- the LOC6644099 gene encoding protein Wnt-6, with the protein MRLFMVIAILIFAMPMTGFGWAEGTNILLDPNLMCKKTRRLRGKLAEICRHDSALLKEIINGINLGFRECEFQFRNRRWNCTVLRKSMRKILMRDSRETGFVNAITAAGVTYAVTKACTTGQLVECSCDKSHMRRNGGQPQMVNAATAEAALERQQQAALLRQQHQHLPLQQQQQQQQQQHLQQLQQQQQQQLVGNVTFESNATMKPGRNGRRGGKRRKFWDNIKFPQGEWEWGGCSDNVNFGLRHSRAFLDAKQRQRRSDLGTLVKLHNNNAGRLAIRDAMRLECKCHGLSGSCTVKTCWLKIPPFREVSARLLERYDNARKVTLRNDGNSFMPEIPHTKPANKYQLVYADDSPDFCSPNAKTGALGTQDRECTDTSCEQLCCGRGYKHRVVAEWTNCNCVFKWCCEVTCEKCLEHREVNTCL; encoded by the exons GGCCGAGGGTACAAACATCCTACTCGATCCAAATCTAATGTGCAAAAAGACTCGTCGTCTACGTGGCAAATTGGCCGAAATCTGTCGACACGATTCGGCTTTGCTCAAAGAGATCATCAATGGCATTAATCTGGGTTTCCGCGAATGTGAATTTCAATTTCGTAATCGCCGTTGGAACTGCACTGTTTTGCGTAAAAGCATGAGGAAAATTTTAATGCGCG ATTCGCGTGAAACGGGGTTTGTCAATGCCATCACGGCAGCTGGGGTTACCTATGCAGTTACAAAGGCCTGTACGACGGGTCAATTGGTGGAATGTTCGTGTGACAAATCTCATATGCGACGCAATGGAGGTCAACCCCAGATGGTGAATGCGGCAACTGCTGAGGCAGCTCTGGAACGGCAGCAACAGGCTGCTTTGCTGCGTCAACAGCACCAACATTTGCCcttgcagcagcaacagcagcagcagcaacagcaacacctacaacagctgcaacaacaacagcagcaacaattggTTGGCAATGTGACATTTGAATCAAATGCAACTATGAAACCCGGAAGAAATGGAAGACGTGGTGGCAAACGTCGCAAATTTTGGGATAACATCAAATTTCCTCAAGGTGAATGGGAATGGGGTGGATGCAGTGATAACGTTAACTTTGGTCTACGTCATTCGAGAGCCTTTCTGGACGCCAAGCAGCGACAACGCAGAAGTGATCTGGGGACACTGGTGAAGCTGCACAACAACAATGCTGGAAGATTG GCAATACGCGATGCCATGCGGTTGGAGTGCAAATGCCATGGTCTATCCGGATCGTGTACGGTGAAAACATGTTGGCTAAAGATACCTCCCTTCCGAGAGGTCTCTGCCCGACTCTTGGAGCGTTACGATAATGCTCGGAAGGTGACGCTACGCAACGATGGCAACAGTTTTATGCCAGAAATCCCGCACACAAAACCGGCAAATAAATACCAATTGGTCTATGCCGACGATTCACCTGATTTCTGTTCGCCCAACGCCAAAACAGGTGCCTTGGGCACACAAGATCGAGAGTGCACCGATACCAGTTGCGAACAGCTGTGCTGTGGACGTGGCTATAAGCATCGAGTGGTAGCCGAATGGACCAATTGCAATTGTGTCTTCAAATGGTGCTGTGAGGTGACATGTGAGAAATGCCTGGAGCATCGCGAAGTCAACACTTGTCTGTAG